gcAGTActgaagctatccctgaggcccacttcccggcctactcagctgttcacccgaaccccactcatacacggctagagcccaatactccactggatccttgctgtaaacttggctacatagctgatgcctgctggacactgtgatcacttggctacatagctgatgcctgctggactgtccattaatcacggtactccattctgtttgtttatgttttatctgttggccccagccgcactcaggctctgtgtgtagttaatccgacccctctgcctagtcaacgcgaattttacctgctgttgttgtgctagctgattagctgttgttgtctcacctactgttttagctagctctcccaatcaacacctgcgattactgtatgcctcgctgtatgtctctctcaaatgtcaatatgccttgtatactgttgttcaggttagttagcattgttttagtttacaatggagcccctagttccactcttcatacctctgatacctcctttgttccacctcccacacatgcagtgacctcacccattacaaccagcatgtccagagatacaacctatcttatcatcacccagtgcctgggcttacctccgctgtacccacaccccaccatacccctgtttgcgcattatgccctgaatatattctaccatgcccagaaatctgctccttttatccTTTGTCCCCAACACTCTAGGTggccagttttgatagcctttagccgcaccctcatactactcctcctctgttccgcgggtgatgtggaggtaaacccaggccctgcatgtccccaggcaccctcattcgttgacttctgtgatcgaaaaagccttggtttcatgcatgtcaacatcagaagcctcctccctgagTTTGTTTTACCCActactttagcacactctgctaaccctgatgtccttgccgtgtctgaatcctggtttaggaaggccaccaaaaattctgagatttccatacccaactataacattttccgtcaagatagatctctcaaagggggaggagttgcagtctactgcagagatagcctgcaaagtaatgtcatactttccaggtccatacccaaacagttcgaactactcattttaaaaattactctctccagaaataagactctcactgttgccacctgctaccgacccccctcagctcccagctgtgccctggacaccatttgtgaattgatcgccccccatctagcctcagagtttgttctgttaggtgacctaaactgggatatgcttaacaccccgccagtcctacaatctaagctagatgccctcaatctcacacaaatcatcaaggaacccaccaggtacaaccctaaatctgtaaacaagggcaccctcatagacgtcatcctgaccaactggccctccaaatacacctccgatGTCTtaaaccaggatctcagcgatcactgcctcaccgcctgtatccgctacggatccgcagtcaaacgaccacccctcatcactgtcaaacgctccctaaaacacttctgcgagcaggcctttctaatcaacctggcccgggtatcctggaaggatattgacctcatcccgtcagttgaggatgcctggtcattctttaaaagtaacttactcaccattttagataagcatgctccattcaaaaaaggcagaactaagaacagatacagtccttggttcactccagacctgactgccctcgaccagcacaaaaacatcctgtggcggactgcaatagcatcgaatagtccccgcgatatgcaactgttcagggaagtcaggaaccaatacacgcagtcagtcaggaaagccaaggccagcttcttcaggcagaaatttgcatcctgtagctctaactccaaaaagttctgggacactgtaaagtccatggagcggccttcaggttatgtcgatataggactcatttttactgtggatatagatacttttgtacctgtttcctccagcatcttcccaaggtcctttgctgttgttctgggattgatttgcacttttcgcaccaaagtacgttcatctctaggagacagaacgcatctccttcctgagcggtatgacagctgtgttttcccatggtgtttatacttgcgtactattgtttgtacagatgaatgtggtacctttaggcatttggaaattgctcccaaggatgaacccgacttgtggaggtctacaatttttttctgaggtcttggctgatttcttttgattttcccatgatgcaaagcaaagaggcactgagtttgaaggtaggccttgaaatacatctacaggtacacctccaattgactcaaatgatgacaattagcctatcgaaagccatgacatacttttctggaattttccaagctgtttaaaggcacagtcaacttagtggagGTACActtctgtaaacaattttttgaAAAActacctgtgtcatgcacaaagtagatgtcctaaccgactagccaaaactatagcttgtttaacaagaaatttgtggagtggatgaaaaatGAGATTtcatgacttcaacctaagtgtatgtaaactttcgacttcaactgtacatttccatGCCGACAGATAAGTTCCTTAAAAAAGTGGAATTTTcaatgttggacataaaagactgtaaaaacaccagcaaatcatcTCCAAGAGATTTTAATTGAAGAAATCTGTTCCGAAGTGTATTCCCACCCATAGTACAGAGAcacgtgattgtatacaaatgtaagcaagtttTCAAATAATGATGTTTTAGTCTAAcatatctgtttgggattcttgcagtcaatttgcaaaTGATTTGTCATTATGTTCCGGCACCCGACCATCCGCTCCAGTACAAATCGTCCCACAGCTGAATTTAGTTGATGATCCCTACTCTTGTGGGTTATTCTACATTAAACTACATTATAGTATACCATTCATTTAGTATAGCAACCAATTTGCACCAATGTATATTATCATTTTGGAAATAACGAGGACACAATGTTTTGCTATTATCACCTATGTTTATTAATAATCTTGACATGCATCAGATCTTAACATCAAGGACATATTATTCACATGCATAGTGTCTGGAAAGAGATGAACATTCACAAACACGTGATCTATGTGATCTATCCCATCATTTTAAATTCATTCTTTTTGGTCATATCCATGTGATAATGTTACGATCTAGTATTCAGCTACATTACCTGCAGAGAGATAATGTTATGACCTAACATTCAGCTACATTACCTGTAGAGAGATAATGTTACGGCCTAACATTCAGCTACATTACCTGCAGAGAGATAATGTTACGACCTAACATTCAGCTACATTACCTGCAGAGAGATAATGTTACGACCTAACATTCAGCTACATTACCTGCAGAGAGATAATGTTACGACCTAACATTCAGCTACATTACCTGTAGGGGGGCCGATGGCTGCGTGACAAAGTTCAGTTCAAGACAACAACCTGTCTTGATACCCACTCTTGCATTATTCACATTAAAGATTCgttcacaatacatttttggtGCTTAAGTAACCAGTGCGGCATGGTTCAGTGTTTCATTGGTTCAGGTATAGAGATATAACCCACAGGTTCATTGTTCCATTGGTTCAGGTATAGAGATATAACCCACAGGTTCATTGTTTCATTGGTTCAGTTATAGAGATATAACCCACAGGTTCAGTGTTTCATTGGTTCAGGTATAGAGATATAACCCACAGGTTCATTGTTTCATTGGTTCAGTTATAGAGATATAACCCACAGGTTCATTGTTTCATTGGTTCAGGTATAGAGATATAACCCACAGGTTCATTGTTTCATTGGTTCAGGTATAGAGATATAACCCACAGGTTCATTGCTTCATTGGTTCAGGTATAGAGATATAACCCACAGGTTCATTGTTTCATTGGTTCAGGTATAGAGATATAACCCATAGGTTTGGGTGGTTCAGGAGGTTCAGGTGGAGGAGTTGAGAATTCGTGAGTCGGAGGAGTCGGAGCGGTCCTCGTACTCCTCCTCATGAGTGTAGAGGGTCTGTTTGGCCCCGGGGGTGGGGGGGATGGGGGTAGGGTGGCAGCCCTCCTCCAGCTGGGAGAGACGGTGCTCTTCCTGGGggcgggaggaggagaggagcggagaggaggaggaggaagaggagaggagcggagagcgTTGGAAGACGCCagtggaggagaaaggagagacgtACTGAGCTGACCTGAGTTGATACTGCTGCTGCAGTGTCATGGTGTTCCACAGCGTCACGTCGTTGCAGAAGGGTCCGACCTGGCCGCCGCGTGTCAGAGAGTTCCTCAGCATCAAGGGGTAGCGGGGGGGATGGGGGAAAGACCCGGGGTGTAGGGCCAGGGGGCCGGACGACGAGTCAGACGAGAAGCGCAGAGACTCAGGCACCCTGAAAGCAGAGCCCACAGACCACTTAGCGGCGGAGGCCAGAGAGTGGTAGGACCCCAGGGGGTGATCGAGGAGGTGGCTATTAGAGGGAAGGACCAGGGTGTCGGGGTGGGGGTGACCCCCCCTGGCCTCCTGGGCCTGGCTGGACAGCAGCACCTCGATGGCCCCCACCAGGTCCCCTCCACACCCCTGCAGGATCAGCTCCAGCACCGGGGGCTTGTGGGACGGGAAGATCTTCTTCAGCACCTCCAGGGGTGGCCGGTTGGCTCGCAGGTTGAAGGGAAGGGAGACTGACCCAGACAGGCCCTCAATCACCAGGCTGTGGTCCACTGGCAGCCCCCCTGCCCCAACACCGGGGTAACCCTTAGTGGGGCTGTCTGCCTTGGGCTCTGGAGAGGTGCTGCAGGTCTTGGGGAAGgctagggggagagggaggctgggAAGGGGATGGGGGAAGCTGTAGCGACATTCCTCGGCCTGGTTTGGGGTGTCCGGGGGCTCGGGAGTGAAGCAGGAAGGCTTGGAGCCCTCGGGGGAGCTGCTAGGGTCCTGGTCCTTCTCACTGCCGCTACCACCACCATTCTCCCCACCGGAGTGGTCCCCCGACGTATCCTCACTCAggtctacagagaacacagaaacacatcctcagtcaggactacagagaacaaaaaaacacatcctcattcaagACTACAGAGAAcgcagaaacacatcctcattcaggacaacagagaacacagaaacacatcttCACTCATgtctacagagaacacagaaacacatcctcagtcaggactacagagtcagaaacacatcctcagtcaggactacagagacagaaacacatcctcagtcaggactacagagacagaaacacatcctcagtcaggactacagagaacacagaaacacatcctcagtcaggactacagagacagaaacacatcctcagtcaggactacagagaacacagaaacaaatcctcagtcaggactatagagaacacagaaacacatcctcattcaggactacagagagcacagaaacacatcctcagtcaggactacagagacagaaacacatcctcagtcaggactacagagaaacacagaaacacatcctcagtcaggactacagagacagaaacacatcctcagtcaggactacagagacagaaacacatcctcagtcaggactacagagacagaaacacatcctcaatcaggactacagagacagaaacacatcagagaaacacatcctcagtcaggactacagagaacacagaaacacatcctcagtcaggactacagagaacacagaaacacatcctcagtcaggactacagagaacacatcctcaatcaggactacagagacagaaacacatcctcagtcaggactacagagacagaaacacatcctcagtcaggactacagagacagaaacacatcctcagtcaggactacagagacagaaacacatcctcagtcaggactacagagacagaaacacatcctcagtcaggactacagagacagaaacacatcctcagtcaggactacagagacagaaacacatcctcagtcaggactacagagacagaaacacatcctcagtcaggactacagagaacacagaaacacagaaacacatcctcaatcaggactacagagacagaaacacatcctcagtcagggctacagagacagaaacacatcctccgtcaggactacagagaacacatcctcaatcaggactacagagacagaaacacatcctcagtcagactacagagaacacagaaacacatcctcagtcaggactacagagacagaaacacatcctcagtcaggactacagagacagaaacacatcctcagtcaggactacagagtcaggactacagaaacacatcctcaatcaggactacagagaacacagaaacacatcctcagtcaggactacagagaacacagaaacacatcctcagtcaggactacagagacagtaacacatcctcagtcaggactacagagacagaaacacatcctcagtcaggactgcagagaacacagaaacacatcctcagtcaggactacagagacagaaacacatcctcattctTGACTACAgggaacacagaaacacatcctcagtcaggacaacagagacagaaacacatcctcattcttgacatcagagaacacagaaacacatcctcagtcaggactacagagacagaaacacatcctcagtcaggactacagagacagaaacacatcctcagtcaggactacagtgaacacagaaacacatcctcagtcaggactacagacacagaaagacatcctcagtcaggactacagagacagaaacacatcctcagtcaggactacagagacagaaacacatcctcagtcaggactacagagacagaaacacatcctcagtcaggactacagagaacacagaaacacatcctcagtcaggactacagagaacacagaaacacatcctcagtcagggctacagagaacacagaaacacatcctcagtcaggactacagagaacacatcctcaatcaggactacagagacagaaacacatcctcagtcaggactacagacacagaaacacatcatcagtcaggactacagagacagaaacacatcctcagtcaggactacagagacagaaacacatcctcagtcaggactacagagaaaaCATCCTCAGAAACACAtacagtcagga
This window of the Oncorhynchus tshawytscha isolate Ot180627B linkage group LG12, Otsh_v2.0, whole genome shotgun sequence genome carries:
- the dmrt3a gene encoding doublesex- and mab-3-related transcription factor 3a is translated as MNGYGSPYLYMGGPVTQARAPLQRTPKCARCRNHGVLSWLKGHKRYCRFKDCTCEKCILIIERQRVMAAQVALRRQQANESLESLIPESLRALPGITVPGPGEGNQGLQPRSGGMDLLWTSKQTANMQDLSEDTSGDHSGGENGGGSGSEKDQDPSSSPEGSKPSCFTPEPPDTPNQAEECRYSFPHPLPSLPLPLAFPKTCSTSPEPKADSPTKGYPGVGAGGLPVDHSLVIEGLSGSVSLPFNLRANRPPLEVLKKIFPSHKPPVLELILQGCGGDLVGAIEVLLSSQAQEARGGHPHPDTLVLPSNSHLLDHPLGSYHSLASAAKWSVGSAFRVPESLRFSSDSSSGPLALHPGSFPHPPRYPLMLRNSLTRGGQVGPFCNDVTLWNTMTLQQQYQLRSAQYVSPFSSTGVFQRSPLLSSSSSSSPLLSSSRPQEEHRLSQLEEGCHPTPIPPTPGAKQTLYTHEEEYEDRSDSSDSRILNSST